A segment of the Hemicordylus capensis ecotype Gifberg chromosome 6, rHemCap1.1.pri, whole genome shotgun sequence genome:
CCTTCTATGGTCTAGTGATGAGTGAGGAAGCATTTCACAGAGCAGGGAAGTTCAGGTGCCACTTTTGCCCTGTCTCCAATCTCGACTGCTCTGCTATGTTCAGGCTCATACTAGGATTCCCTCGCCCTCTGCTACTTCCTACCTCTCTTACCATCGGCCCTTCCCTAAATAGCTAGTTACATTCTCTGCCAGTCTTGCAAGGGGGTGGGCCCCTGCCATGCAGTGTCCTGTCCTCTAGCAAGACCTCCTCACTGCCTTGACTATGACTTAGCCCCTCCTCCTCACACCCAGATCTGCCCCACCAGTTGCTTACCCAACCATGTCCCTCTATCCTCAGCAGTGCTGCCACACCTTTCCAACCATGGACAGCTCTGCTACTGCTATTATctctcacttttcctccaagcTGCCTCTGGGCTGCCTGTTGGTAAGTGGTGGGATCATGGGGGCCACCACCATGCCACAAACGCATTTCACATGCCACTTCTGGCATGCATGCCATAGGTTGCTGGCCCCTGCCCTAACTACACAGAAGTTAATAAGTCTGTAAATTAATAGAAACAGTAAATTAACCTCAACACACACCAAAATAAATAGCCTGATGAGGACTGGGCATGGTCAGTGGCCCACAAGATCCATGGAAAGTTAAGGGTCCGGATTAAATATAATTTTGTTAGGAGATGTGGTGAACAAATCCAATAACCtggtgattgattgactgattgattgattaagtgccatcaagtcgacatcgactcttagtgaccacatagatagattctctccatgatgatctgtcttcaacttagcctttgaggtctctcagggtgcattcattactgtcataATTGAgctcatccaccttgctgctggtcattctcttcttctctttccttcaacttttcccagcattatggacttctcaagggagatgggttttcacataatgtgtccaaagtatgacagtttgagcctggacatttgtgcctcaagtgaaaattctggattgatttgttctaggatccatttgtttgttttcctggctgttcatcgtatcctcaaaagtcttctccagcaccaaagttcagaagcgtcaatgctttttctgtcttgtttcttcaaagtccagctttcgtatccatggagtgtcatggggaaaaccattgtctgaaccattctaatctttgtaggtgtggacacgtcacagcatttaaatatcctttccaaggccttcattgcaaccctaccaggtGCTAGTTCttgactgttgacagtcgatcctaaaaggcagaagctatccaccacttcagtgtggcctatccaccatttcaatagCCTGGTAGGAAATAAAAATTAACTCCCTGAAGCTGTGGATGCTCTGGCATCTGATTTGGCAGTCTGATCATCCCATGCCAGATATTGCAGACCTCTGTATTGCAACTTTCTGCtttcagaagcaggcaggcagtatgaaagtttgagcctggtcatttgtgccttgagtgaaaatgattttatttatttattttatttttgattgttTGGCAATAAAATTCTGTACAGCATAAGAAGTctgtcaccatcaccaccaccacctgggccTACtcattggaagggcggtatagaaatcgaataaataataaataaataataaataattgtggTTGTAGTCACTCTAGTGTTTCAAGAAGGGAGATACTGAGAGAGTAGAAATAAGGGGCAAGTTGCTCCCATGGGGAGGAGAAGATGAAGTCCAGACAGTACCAGAGAACCTCTTCCATAATACATAATTCATTCATTTGGTTGGTCAAAACAATCCATGTTTATCAAACGCTGAACTTAGGAAAATAACAAGCACCTGTGGAAATTGCCTGCATTTCACCATCACAGGGAGGTGCAAACTGTCTCCGAAGAGATGCTGTTTTAGAAAATAATGGTATCTTTCTTGAGGGACACATTCCCAAAGGCCAGCAAATACTTAAGACCATCCTTCATGCTCTGGCTCACAAACAGGCCAACTTTTGCTTCATACTACATGATGCACCAGTGCTACAACTGAGCACCACTGAAAGACACGGGACAGGAGAGCCTCTTTaaacacgcgcgcgcgcacacacacacacacacacactgcctcagCAACTGTGGTGAGCTTTCTGATGGATGGAGCAACACAGAACTTGGAATGCTACTGAGGTTCAGAAATTGAACACATTACCAAGAAGTCTGGGATGAGAACCACAGAAGTATGGATTTGAATGGATGGCACACCTTCAAGGAAAAAAAAAGATTGGGGCTTCTTTGAGGAACTGTTGATAGACCATTATCAAATTATTGTATGATAGAGgctacatttgcatgtaacatggaaacGTGGTTCCAAtagacccatggttctgctctccccctgcccccactctccAGTCCGCATTCGGGGGAAACAGAGTGGgctctctgctgtcagggagacttcagagaggagagtgaactggctgtgtgggcttccttctagcTTGAAGGACATCCTGCACAGACGATCATGCCCAGAgaaaggaaggagcttcctccctcaactttggttgaagcaaatgcagcctccagtgctacatttgcacataacactcTGCAACTGGAACCGTGGTTATGAGCAgctaaactcactacaaaccaagggttcaaattggagtcagCAGAATGCAACCTTGGGCGATTGGACcaatgggaccagagttgcatgcatCTGGATGTAacagtagggaaacctctggctcCTACAACTCCACTTCCACGTTGTGTGTGAAAACCTGTTCAAGAAAACTTTCATACTGTTGCTTACCAAAGTAGATCCAGGCTGATCAGCCACTAGCCTTTTTTGCGAGAAATGCATGGAGACTggggcactctaaccactacattataAGTGCTGCATTATGCACATACTACATGTATGTGTGCATATCAGGTTCAGCATCTTACATACGTAAGATTTGCTTTACTAATTAAAAAAGACACTGGGGTTGAACATACAAGACTTAGCTTGGCATTCATATTTGGGGATGCTTTATATGCAAAAGGTCTCAGCTTCAGTCTTCGGCATCACCAGGCAGGGCCCTGTCTGAAAGTCCAGAGTGCAGCTATCAGTCagagtagaaaatactgaactagtCAGCCAATAGTCTGATTCAATATAAAGCACTTTCATGTATTCATATATTTGTTCATATTTTAGAACTTAGTAGCATGAGCAGCAAAACTGAGACATCAGCAGGACCTGACATGGTATTTCTAGCAAGATTCAAAGAATCTGTCTTAGAAATATTCAAGATTACATTGACTCACACTAATCATTTTAACAAAAAATTGCCATCAAACGAGGTACTTTGGGCAACCCATACACATAAAACCTGAAATTCAGGTGCACTGGGAGTCAGCTCCACTGCATTCTTTAATGCCATGCATGTTGAGCCTTTGTATTTCAAGGGGAACAGACAGGCAGGCTAAACTTGTTTATGGTATGAGATCAATTATTCCATTATCTGATTCCAGATGGAGTTGGCCAATGGGACTGGCGTCCACCAGTTCATTTTGCTGGGATTTCAGATTGGGCAGCAGAAGCGGTTCCTGCTCCTTATTTTTTTTGCTATCCTCTACATCCTCACTTTGGCTGAGAACATCACCATTATTGCACTCGTGCATCTAGATGTCCATTTGGCCCGGTTGCCCATGTACATCCTGCTGAGCAACTTTTCCTGGCTAGAGATGTGCTATGTGTCCGCAACTGTGCCCCGGATGCTCTTTGATCTTGCATTTCCTCAAGGGATCATTTCCTTCCATTCCTGTTTCATCCAGTTCTATATCTTCTTCTCGCTCGGCGACACTGAATGCTTCTTCCTCTCAGCCATGGCCTTGGATCGGTACCTGGCCATCTGCCACCCACTGCGCTACCCACAGCTGATGTCCCAACGTTCCTGCTACACCCTGGTGGTTACTTGTTGGGCCCTTGGCTTCCTCTGGCATGTTGTTCCAGTGGTTTTGATCTCCAGTTTATCCTTTTGTGGCTCCAACATTATTGACCACTTTTTGTGTGATCCTGGGCCAATTCTGTCCCTGGCTTGTTCTCCACTAGAAGACAACACTCCTGTTGCCTACCAGTTTTCCATGGATTCCCTGGTTATATTAGGCAACCTATTCTTTGTTGTGCTCTCCTATGGCATTGTGATTCTCACCCTGATGAAAACCTCTAGTCAAACCAATCGTAGGAAGGCTTTCTCCACCATATCTTTCCATCTTATGGTGGTGACACTTTTCTATGGCTCGGTAGCAGGAATGTATGTAGCTCCAGGGGATGAAGGTCAATCACACATTATTAAAGTAGTAACACTCTTCTACACAGCCATCACACCCTTTCTCAACCCACTAATCTACTGTCTGAGGAACGAGCAAGTGAAGGAGGCTGTGGGTAGGTTACATAAGAGAAACCTGACATGGCTGAAGAGAAAGGAGACTTCCTAGAATTGTGgggagaaaaaaaccaaaaaccaaaacactGAATCACACAGGCAAAGAGACAAAATGATTGTATTCACTGCTGAACCAGGCAGACATTTCTCCTTCCTCGGTGTTTTGTTTTGCCGAATATGGATACCCAGAAAGTAAGCTAGAAGAAAATTAGAAGTGTAGCCTGCTTCTCATTGCTTGCCAACTACTTCTTTCCACTACCACAAAGTTCTAATTCTTAGAAATTCTCTTTTAAGAAACAGAATTCAAGGAGTGAGACCTTCATAATGCAGCAGTGAGTTAGAGTATAGGGACAGATTCCATCGCAGTAAACATgtaaaaaaagcaaaagcaaaaaggtTATATTTATTTTACTGTATGTGGAAAACTCAactggtgagtgagtgtgtgtataaAAAACAGAACATGCCATATGTCATTTGTATCTATATACTGTATACTCTGGTCATCGGCAGCTTGCTAAGTCTGTTTGCCACTGGCACAGTATGTTTGTGTCCACATTTGTTGCTCAAAGTGGTCCAACTTCAGGACGTGAAGggaaacaatggctgcattcacatgtaacgtggagCCGCAGTTGAGTTTCAGTTGTAGTGAGCTTCATTGCTGCAACCTGAACTTAGACACAGCCTGCATTCTGTCcgaatgtggaaacacaggctgcGCTCCCTGGAACTAgggttgagggagaaagctcctccttcaactctggccATGAATGACTGTGTGggttgtccttcatgaaagaaggaagcccacaccgccagttccccttcctctctgtgggcttgctgactgcagagagggagctctccgttGCATTCCAATTCAGAAtggagagcagggggagtgggaaaagaactGTGGGCCCATTGGACCTGCAGGTTCcgcgttacgtgcaaatgcagccaatgagTACCTGTGGAAATTATGTTTGACCACAGCAAAGGGATGAAATCTCTCTCTAAAGAGTAGTTGTTTTATAGCATTATCTTTGAGGGACACATTCCAATTGACACCACATAGTTATCAAAGGCATTCAGAAATTCATGCTGTGATGCTGTGAAGCCATAAGGGGTTGCTCAGAACCCACTTGCTACCCCATGCTACAGCTGctttatttgttccccatctgaagattgctggcttgaagctgatgcatcCTCCTCAGCAATGT
Coding sequences within it:
- the LOC128330872 gene encoding olfactory receptor 11G2-like; translation: MELANGTGVHQFILLGFQIGQQKRFLLLIFFAILYILTLAENITIIALVHLDVHLARLPMYILLSNFSWLEMCYVSATVPRMLFDLAFPQGIISFHSCFIQFYIFFSLGDTECFFLSAMALDRYLAICHPLRYPQLMSQRSCYTLVVTCWALGFLWHVVPVVLISSLSFCGSNIIDHFLCDPGPILSLACSPLEDNTPVAYQFSMDSLVILGNLFFVVLSYGIVILTLMKTSSQTNRRKAFSTISFHLMVVTLFYGSVAGMYVAPGDEGQSHIIKVVTLFYTAITPFLNPLIYCLRNEQVKEAVGRLHKRNLTWLKRKETS